One window of Staphylococcus chromogenes genomic DNA carries:
- a CDS encoding DUF6056 family protein — MLERVLRYRILIPIIIFYFVMSVLTPLTHDDLEWGTSYGTHMFQTFYETLNGRYLGNTFEVIATRVALFRYLVYVVFAIGIMVVIQKSVDDILGEDHHPNDHMLLLFVLILLIPSTIYSQIYGWFAGFFNYVPAMFASLLILRYCIKLVQHGKLRWWEMLLMMVTAILGQWFMESMTLFNIAMITISAIVYYVKYRKHLKQLFIAFGSAFIGAIVMFTNPQYIKIFGGQSDYQKVSSEDQGLISRMFHTLTTQFPEHIIYQSILILILIAILLGYQVYRSTVPFYVKGLLYLGLASAPLYMLLIRLPLDLDLRLHEAQVAFIDFFIAITFYIALLLSVYYGALPVRIKTYVMVLLLTIPIMVAPLLIVQPIGPRNFYAVFIIYVMVAFVLLRYLRLNGPSWQWLIRLFAVTFATAYVVMFSIISIADHMRLAGIHRAASENPNLTTYHMQRLPFEEYMQRSTPETERRKAIFKDFYEIPQHIKITFPPKQERK, encoded by the coding sequence ATGTTAGAACGTGTACTACGTTACCGAATTTTAATCCCGATTATTATTTTTTATTTTGTCATGAGCGTATTAACCCCTTTAACACATGATGATTTAGAGTGGGGCACTTCCTATGGCACACATATGTTTCAAACTTTTTATGAAACCTTAAATGGACGCTACTTAGGGAATACGTTCGAAGTCATTGCGACACGAGTGGCGTTATTCCGTTATCTCGTTTATGTCGTCTTTGCGATAGGCATCATGGTAGTTATTCAAAAAAGTGTGGATGATATTTTAGGGGAAGATCATCACCCCAATGATCATATGTTGTTATTGTTTGTGTTGATTTTGTTGATCCCTTCCACGATTTACAGTCAAATTTATGGCTGGTTTGCTGGATTTTTTAACTATGTCCCTGCCATGTTTGCTTCATTGCTCATTTTGCGCTATTGCATCAAATTAGTGCAACATGGCAAATTGCGATGGTGGGAAATGCTGTTGATGATGGTGACCGCTATTTTAGGGCAATGGTTTATGGAAAGCATGACCCTCTTTAATATTGCGATGATTACGATTTCAGCGATTGTTTATTATGTGAAATATCGTAAACATTTAAAACAACTCTTCATCGCTTTTGGAAGTGCGTTCATAGGAGCTATTGTAATGTTTACGAATCCCCAGTATATCAAAATTTTTGGTGGCCAATCCGATTATCAAAAAGTGAGTAGTGAGGATCAAGGACTCATCAGTCGAATGTTTCATACGTTGACGACGCAATTTCCAGAGCATATCATTTATCAATCGATACTGATTTTAATTCTTATCGCCATTTTGTTAGGTTATCAAGTTTATCGAAGTACTGTCCCGTTCTATGTGAAGGGTTTACTCTATCTAGGTTTAGCCAGTGCCCCATTGTACATGTTGTTGATTCGACTTCCGCTAGATCTTGACTTGAGACTTCATGAAGCGCAGGTTGCGTTCATAGACTTTTTCATTGCGATAACGTTCTATATCGCTTTGTTATTAAGTGTGTATTACGGTGCGTTACCTGTACGCATAAAGACATATGTTATGGTATTACTGCTCACGATTCCTATCATGGTGGCACCGCTGTTAATTGTACAGCCGATAGGCCCGCGAAATTTTTATGCCGTATTTATTATTTATGTGATGGTAGCATTTGTACTCTTACGTTATTTAAGGTTAAATGGGCCAAGTTGGCAATGGTTAATTCGCCTATTTGCGGTCACGTTTGCGACTGCGTATGTGGTAATGTTTTCGATCATTAGTATTGCGGATCATATGCGTCTTGCGGGCATCCATCGTGCCGCTTCTGAAAACCCAAATTTAACAACTTATCATATGCAACGGTTGCCTTTTGAAGAATATATGCAACGTTCTACGCCAGAAACCGAACGCCGTAAAGCGATTTTTAAAGATTTTTATGAAATTCCACAACATATCAAAATTACATTCCCTCCAAAACAGGAGAGAAAATAA
- the nagE gene encoding N-acetylglucosamine-specific PTS transporter subunit IIBC, whose product MLNFLQRIGRSLMLPVAVLPAAAILIAIANTIAAFSNNTNAYYTFFFNAGMGIIGQLGLLFAIGVGLGMAKKNDGAVALATVVGFFTVTTLLKPENVANYLNIATKDVNAGFANINNGNVFIGILVGLIAAYAYNKFASTELPTALAFFSGKRLVPIMTALFSVILSGILLFVWQFVYSGLVNFGEFILGLGPIGAGLYGFFNRLLIPTGLHHALNAVFWFDVAGVNDIANFQSQKGTEGITGRYMAGFFPIMMFGVPAAALAMYHTADSKNKKQVASLMLAGSISAFVVGITEPIEFAFMFVAPQLYVLHAVLTGLSLFIAATFQWTAGFSFSAGLIDYVLSLINPIAHLPLMLVLQGLVFFVLYYVIFRFMIVKFNLKTPGRGTEIPDPEVDLTQNASHQAGSKYYQTASTIISGLGGEDNIASLTNCATRLRLELKDTSLMNENQIKSAGAVGVTKNGQHQAQVIIGTHVQQVADEIERQMEKQDK is encoded by the coding sequence ATGCTTAACTTTTTACAGCGTATTGGGAGATCGTTAATGCTTCCTGTGGCGGTGTTACCTGCAGCAGCGATTCTCATTGCAATCGCCAATACGATTGCCGCATTTTCAAATAATACAAATGCGTACTATACATTCTTTTTTAACGCCGGCATGGGCATTATCGGACAACTCGGTCTGCTTTTCGCCATTGGTGTCGGTCTTGGCATGGCTAAGAAAAATGATGGTGCCGTCGCACTAGCAACCGTTGTTGGCTTTTTCACTGTAACGACGTTGTTAAAACCAGAAAACGTTGCGAACTATTTAAATATCGCAACGAAAGACGTTAATGCTGGATTTGCGAATATTAATAACGGCAATGTCTTTATCGGGATTCTCGTCGGTTTAATTGCGGCTTACGCTTATAACAAATTTGCCTCTACTGAGCTTCCTACCGCTTTAGCGTTTTTTAGTGGGAAACGTCTTGTGCCAATTATGACCGCATTATTCAGTGTCATTCTGTCAGGCATTCTACTTTTTGTTTGGCAATTCGTTTATTCAGGTCTCGTCAACTTTGGGGAATTTATTCTAGGACTTGGGCCAATTGGTGCCGGCCTCTATGGTTTCTTTAACCGTTTATTGATTCCTACTGGACTTCACCATGCGCTCAATGCGGTGTTCTGGTTTGATGTAGCAGGGGTCAATGATATTGCCAATTTCCAAAGTCAAAAAGGGACAGAAGGGATCACAGGTCGCTACATGGCTGGCTTCTTCCCAATTATGATGTTTGGGGTGCCTGCCGCTGCACTTGCGATGTATCATACCGCAGACAGTAAAAACAAAAAACAAGTGGCAAGCTTAATGTTAGCCGGTTCTATTTCAGCTTTTGTGGTGGGGATTACAGAACCCATAGAGTTTGCTTTTATGTTTGTGGCCCCACAATTGTATGTCCTTCACGCTGTGTTAACTGGATTATCATTGTTTATCGCAGCCACTTTCCAATGGACTGCAGGATTTTCTTTTAGTGCCGGTTTAATCGATTACGTTTTGTCTTTAATTAATCCGATTGCCCATCTGCCCCTTATGCTCGTCTTACAAGGGCTCGTATTTTTCGTTCTGTATTACGTGATTTTCCGTTTTATGATTGTGAAATTCAATCTAAAAACACCTGGTCGTGGCACTGAAATTCCTGATCCTGAAGTGGACTTGACTCAAAACGCATCACATCAAGCGGGCTCTAAATATTATCAAACCGCTTCGACAATCATTTCAGGGTTGGGTGGCGAAGACAATATTGCCTCTCTCACAAACTGTGCGACACGTTTACGTTTAGAACTCAAAGATACAAGTTTAATGAATGAGAACCAAATCAAGTCTGCCGGCGCTGTCGGGGTAACGAAAAATGGACAACATCAAGCACAAGTCATCATAGGGACACACGTTCAACAAGTCGCTGATGAAATTGAAAGACAAATGGAAAAACAAGATAAATAA
- the lip gene encoding YSIRK-targeted triacylglycerol lipase, with protein MKQTQRQHTFSIRKSVFGATSVIVASFIFIGGGQVAHADETNTPTTPQAQTTTEQSVPMTKLEAPQTSKTTPIESSQVTDAYPQTSASAKMTELQPAPTSEDMKPVEPAQKSEEMKPVEPTPTSEEMKPVEPAQKSEDMKPVEPAQKSEDMKPIEPAQKDATPSTEQPGMPLSKAKHKTSDESAETTEPTTHTTEMTDLTKADPSEHDKKTSSKAEKSNEEAQVPSIDSEFSRVKVNPSDKTETEYTNEQKSKTESSQENEASLKSVDAPKTKDTTTKAQFTKQANEKTPVVKKAPDAVQNPEHPKNKDPFVFVHGFNGFVGDVAAKGENYWGGTKANLQNHLRESGYEMYEASVSALASNHERAVELYYFLKGGRVDYGAAHSEKFGHERYGKTYEGVLKDWKPGNPVHFIGHSMGGQTIRLLEHYLRFGDPEEIAYQKAHGGEISDLFKGGHDHMVKSITTLATPHNGTHASDGLGNSPIIRNLLYSFAKTSSNLGTIDFGLNQWGFKRQDGESLIDYNNRVAKSKIWDSEDTGLYDLTREGADKINQTTELNPNIYYKTYTGLATHPTQLGKQMVDLGIEASKVITGNYIGAVDDVLWRPNDGLVSVISSQHPSDEKSVEVNENSPLQKGTWQVMPTMKGWDHSDFVGSDALDANHSDKQLTDFYDSIADYLMRIEKAEQ; from the coding sequence ATGAAACAAACACAACGTCAACACACATTCTCAATCCGTAAATCCGTTTTCGGTGCAACGTCTGTTATAGTTGCCTCATTTATATTTATTGGTGGAGGCCAGGTGGCACATGCAGATGAGACAAACACGCCGACAACACCACAAGCTCAAACGACAACAGAACAATCGGTGCCAATGACAAAACTAGAAGCGCCACAAACATCGAAAACAACACCAATTGAATCAAGTCAAGTCACTGATGCATATCCACAAACCAGTGCATCTGCTAAAATGACAGAATTACAACCGGCGCCAACATCAGAGGACATGAAACCAGTAGAACCGGCACAAAAGTCAGAAGAGATGAAACCAGTAGAGCCGACGCCAACATCAGAAGAGATGAAACCGGTAGAACCTGCGCAAAAGTCAGAGGACATGAAGCCAGTAGAACCGGCGCAAAAATCAGAGGATATGAAGCCCATTGAGCCTGCCCAGAAAGACGCGACTCCAAGTACTGAACAACCTGGGATGCCTCTTTCGAAAGCCAAACACAAAACATCAGATGAATCTGCAGAAACAACAGAACCGACAACACATACCACTGAAATGACAGACCTTACAAAGGCTGACCCCTCAGAACATGACAAAAAGACGTCATCAAAAGCAGAAAAATCTAACGAAGAAGCCCAAGTACCTTCAATCGATAGTGAGTTTAGTCGAGTGAAAGTCAATCCTTCAGATAAAACAGAAACAGAATACACAAATGAACAAAAGTCGAAAACAGAATCATCTCAAGAAAATGAGGCGTCATTAAAATCAGTCGACGCGCCAAAAACAAAAGACACAACGACAAAAGCACAATTTACAAAACAAGCGAATGAAAAAACACCAGTTGTGAAAAAAGCGCCAGATGCTGTGCAAAATCCAGAACATCCTAAAAATAAAGATCCTTTTGTTTTTGTACATGGTTTTAACGGATTTGTAGGAGATGTTGCGGCGAAAGGTGAAAACTATTGGGGTGGCACAAAGGCGAATTTGCAAAATCATTTGCGTGAGTCAGGCTATGAAATGTATGAAGCGAGTGTGAGTGCTTTGGCGAGTAACCATGAGCGCGCTGTTGAATTATATTACTTCTTAAAAGGTGGCCGTGTTGATTATGGGGCAGCACATTCTGAGAAATTTGGTCATGAACGATATGGTAAAACTTATGAAGGCGTGTTAAAGGATTGGAAACCTGGTAACCCTGTTCATTTTATTGGACACAGTATGGGCGGTCAGACGATTCGCTTACTTGAACATTATTTACGTTTTGGTGATCCTGAGGAAATCGCTTATCAAAAAGCGCATGGCGGTGAAATCAGTGATTTATTTAAAGGGGGTCATGACCACATGGTGAAATCTATTACGACCCTTGCGACGCCACACAATGGTACACATGCCTCAGATGGTCTCGGCAATAGCCCAATCATTCGTAATTTACTTTATTCTTTTGCGAAAACGTCTAGCAATCTCGGAACGATTGATTTTGGATTAAATCAATGGGGCTTTAAACGTCAAGATGGAGAATCATTGATTGATTACAATAATCGCGTGGCTAAAAGTAAAATTTGGGATTCTGAAGATACAGGTTTATATGATTTAACGCGTGAAGGTGCAGACAAAATTAATCAAACTACCGAATTGAATCCGAATATTTATTATAAAACATACACAGGACTTGCGACGCACCCAACACAACTTGGAAAACAAATGGTAGATTTAGGAATTGAAGCGTCAAAAGTGATTACCGGCAACTACATAGGGGCTGTCGACGATGTGTTATGGCGACCAAATGATGGCCTGGTTTCTGTGATTTCTTCTCAACATCCTTCCGATGAAAAGAGTGTCGAAGTGAATGAAAATTCACCGCTTCAAAAAGGAACTTGGCAAGTCATGCCGACGATGAAAGGATGGGATCATAGTGATTTTGTAGGCAGTGATGCTTTAGATGCCAATCATTCTGACAAACAACTAACAGATTTTTATGATTCCATCGCAGATTATTTAATGCGCATTGAAAAAGCAGAACAATAA
- a CDS encoding transposase, with product MIYTYIANTVQIPHLISSSIEGINNKIKLITHVTYGYRNFNNFRNRIFIISRLYVSKYKNVLSNKNLPLSTFYLHQPTLTKRFYLLFCFFNAH from the coding sequence ATTATTTATACTTATATTGCAAATACGGTTCAAATCCCTCATTTAATCAGCAGTTCAATTGAAGGGATTAACAATAAAATTAAGCTTATCACACATGTCACTTATGGTTATAGAAATTTTAATAACTTTAGAAATAGGATTTTCATCATTTCGAGGTTATATGTGAGTAAATATAAAAACGTACTAAGCAACAAAAACTTGCCACTTAGCACATTTTACCTTCACCAACCGACGTTGACAAAGCGCTTTTATTTATTGTTCTGCTTTTTCAATGCGCATTAA
- a CDS encoding NAD(P)H-dependent oxidoreductase, which translates to MENKKQLLLDAYQFRHAVRQFDSEKKINEDDFNTILETGRLSPSSLGLEPWKFLVIQNKDLRDELKPHSWGATKQLDSASHFVLILARKDVQPKNPYVSYMLEEIQKMTPEMSQQKQESTTTFQNDSNDLYQSERTLLDWAGKQTYIPLGNMMTAAAILGIDSCPMEGFSYPEVAQLLSDKGYIDLDTYYPSVMVAFGYRKEAPKREKRRRSAEDVIQWIE; encoded by the coding sequence ATGGAAAATAAAAAACAGTTATTACTCGATGCGTATCAATTCCGTCATGCTGTTCGACAATTTGATTCTGAGAAAAAAATCAATGAGGACGATTTTAACACAATTTTAGAAACAGGACGCCTCTCTCCAAGTTCACTAGGATTAGAACCTTGGAAATTTTTAGTCATTCAAAATAAAGATTTACGTGATGAACTGAAACCTCACAGTTGGGGGGCTACAAAACAATTAGATTCAGCAAGTCATTTTGTGCTTATTTTGGCACGTAAAGATGTTCAACCGAAAAACCCTTACGTCTCTTACATGCTTGAAGAAATTCAAAAAATGACGCCAGAAATGTCTCAACAAAAACAAGAATCCACAACAACTTTTCAAAACGACAGCAATGACCTTTACCAAAGTGAGCGCACATTATTAGATTGGGCTGGTAAACAAACGTATATCCCTCTTGGCAATATGATGACTGCAGCAGCCATTTTAGGTATCGATTCTTGTCCTATGGAAGGCTTTTCTTATCCTGAAGTGGCGCAATTGTTAAGTGACAAAGGCTATATCGATTTAGACACGTATTACCCTTCTGTCATGGTCGCATTTGGCTATCGCAAAGAAGCACCAAAACGTGAAAAAAGACGTCGTTCAGCTGAAGACGTTATTCAATGGATCGAATAA
- a CDS encoding fructosamine kinase family protein, with translation MNEQQWREVLPLEDITTIQPVSGGDVNQAYKIETKDQPYFLLVQPGRSQEFYAAEMAGLQAFEAAGVTAPRVIANGEVSHDAYLLLSYLDEGTSGSQRALGKLVAKLHHTESENGQFGFHLPYEGGDHRFENTWADDWRTLFMQQRLMPLRDMIVVRQLLSEEGLALLDKVYDLIDTTLQKHQSRPSLLHGDLWAGNYMFLTDGTPALFDPAPLYGDREFDLGATKVFGGFTQDFYKAYDEAYPLEEGAHLRIHFYELYLLLVHLVKFGAMYEGSVRRMMDTILKEA, from the coding sequence ATGAACGAACAACAATGGCGTGAAGTTTTACCACTGGAAGACATTACCACGATACAACCTGTTTCAGGTGGCGATGTGAACCAAGCCTACAAAATTGAAACGAAAGATCAGCCTTATTTTTTGTTAGTCCAACCGGGGCGTTCTCAAGAGTTTTATGCGGCAGAAATGGCTGGGCTTCAAGCGTTTGAGGCAGCGGGTGTTACGGCGCCTCGTGTTATCGCCAATGGGGAAGTGTCTCACGATGCGTATTTACTTTTAAGTTACTTAGATGAAGGGACATCGGGAAGCCAACGTGCACTTGGTAAATTAGTGGCCAAACTTCATCATACTGAAAGTGAGAACGGACAATTTGGTTTTCATCTTCCTTATGAAGGGGGAGACCATCGTTTTGAAAATACATGGGCAGATGATTGGCGAACCCTTTTTATGCAACAACGGTTGATGCCATTACGAGATATGATTGTAGTAAGACAATTATTATCAGAAGAGGGGCTCGCACTATTGGATAAAGTCTATGACCTCATTGATACGACATTACAAAAGCATCAGAGTCGTCCCTCACTCCTCCATGGAGATTTATGGGCAGGCAATTATATGTTTTTAACAGACGGGACACCTGCATTGTTCGATCCTGCGCCACTATATGGTGATCGTGAGTTTGATTTAGGCGCAACGAAAGTGTTTGGTGGTTTCACCCAAGATTTTTATAAAGCGTATGATGAAGCGTATCCTTTAGAAGAAGGTGCACATCTGAGAATTCATTTTTATGAGTTGTATTTACTGCTCGTCCATCTCGTGAAATTTGGCGCCATGTATGAAGGAAGCGTCCGTCGCATGATGGATACTATTTTAAAAGAGGCTTAA
- a CDS encoding DUF1648 domain-containing protein produces MSRQHKYLRVIYMLILVLWLGALIYLGISYTHLPYTVATHFTLFGEADAFGPKKQLWFLPIFFLILWSVMVGMIEAMPKVERIMKGNMKSSRKVQWLFAVLFFLFNLCVWAMYLYQLHSLLHHH; encoded by the coding sequence ATGAGTCGACAGCACAAGTATTTGAGAGTTATCTATATGCTTATTTTAGTCTTATGGCTAGGCGCACTGATATATCTCGGGATCTCGTACACACATCTCCCTTACACGGTTGCGACGCATTTTACGTTATTTGGAGAGGCTGATGCCTTTGGGCCGAAAAAGCAATTATGGTTCTTACCCATTTTCTTTTTAATTTTGTGGAGCGTGATGGTGGGAATGATTGAAGCGATGCCTAAAGTAGAAAGAATTATGAAAGGGAACATGAAATCTTCCCGAAAAGTTCAGTGGTTATTCGCAGTATTATTTTTTCTCTTTAATTTATGCGTGTGGGCTATGTATCTCTATCAATTGCACTCCCTACTTCATCACCACTAA
- a CDS encoding YIP1 family protein, with translation MNQGNLLHIDAFEKKRHHPKLLRNLLLLIVLSIIAGILTPFVTDFTATFKEQGLPQEQIDGMTTIMPILTGIGVPFGNFFNWLIYFVIVLIIAKIAKSDVSVKSIWASTLLMLVILSVVAVVTLLIQWMFGLKLPDINIASLNIFSPGQPQLAAINIQNILTAWLFGVILHSTCHLSKKWSAVLAVIHFIVFFSFSFFA, from the coding sequence ATGAATCAAGGCAACTTATTACATATCGATGCGTTTGAAAAGAAGCGCCATCATCCGAAATTACTTCGAAACCTTCTTTTATTAATTGTGTTATCTATCATCGCAGGGATTCTTACACCCTTTGTCACAGATTTCACGGCTACCTTTAAAGAACAAGGGCTCCCGCAAGAACAAATTGATGGCATGACGACTATAATGCCTATATTAACCGGCATTGGTGTGCCTTTTGGTAATTTTTTTAACTGGCTCATTTATTTTGTGATTGTGTTAATCATTGCTAAAATCGCAAAATCTGACGTGTCTGTTAAAAGTATTTGGGCGTCAACGTTACTCATGCTCGTCATCTTATCTGTGGTTGCTGTTGTGACCCTACTGATTCAATGGATGTTCGGCCTAAAATTACCTGATATCAATATCGCCTCTTTGAATATCTTTTCACCAGGACAACCGCAACTAGCAGCGATTAACATCCAAAATATCTTGACGGCTTGGTTATTCGGCGTGATTTTACATTCTACGTGTCACCTTTCTAAAAAGTGGTCTGCCGTTTTAGCGGTCATTCATTTTATTGTTTTCTTCTCATTTTCATTTTTTGCTTAA
- a CDS encoding putative cyclic bacteriocin — protein MLNLHKKIAWTGIKGSAVTSFVSALATGSDIWAALTVAGIAFGGGVGTAIAGIGRAAIMKFIKRWGVKKAAAW, from the coding sequence ATGCTTAACTTACACAAGAAAATTGCGTGGACAGGTATTAAAGGATCAGCTGTAACAAGTTTTGTAAGTGCTTTAGCAACAGGAAGTGATATTTGGGCAGCACTTACAGTTGCCGGAATTGCATTTGGTGGTGGAGTTGGAACTGCTATTGCAGGTATAGGACGTGCAGCAATAATGAAATTCATTAAACGTTGGGGCGTTAAAAAAGCTGCTGCATGGTAA
- a CDS encoding stage II sporulation protein M, which translates to MGFLIGILLYYFLGVDLGKAVISEDLNVKDLFVHNLTYFIIAVFGFLSLGILNVVMIFLNSAIIGFFIAHGIKSGQTIKVILALAPHSVFEIGALLIASTFSLGYISYLYNKFIKKREIKTKIYRDFVLVILLVLILTLVAALIEKYVNLI; encoded by the coding sequence GTGGGTTTTTTAATAGGAATTTTACTTTATTACTTCTTAGGTGTAGACCTAGGTAAGGCAGTAATATCTGAAGATTTGAATGTTAAAGATTTATTTGTTCACAATTTGACTTATTTTATAATAGCGGTTTTCGGTTTTTTATCTTTGGGTATTTTGAATGTTGTAATGATATTTTTAAATTCTGCTATAATAGGTTTTTTTATAGCTCACGGCATAAAGAGTGGTCAGACAATTAAAGTCATTTTAGCGTTAGCTCCGCATAGTGTATTTGAGATAGGGGCATTATTGATAGCTTCTACATTTTCATTAGGTTATATATCATACTTGTATAATAAATTTATTAAAAAAAGGGAAATTAAAACTAAAATATACAGAGATTTTGTTCTCGTAATTTTACTTGTATTAATATTAACTCTTGTTGCAGCGTTAATTGAAAAATATGTAAATTTAATATAA
- a CDS encoding ABC transporter ATP-binding protein, with protein MLTVKNVQKKFGKSISVLKDVTIDFDENSINCIVGANGAGKTTLLNIISGLILPSNGNIFLDDKSILKNVSLRNKIFYVPVDPFFYEKLSAKDNLEIISNLYGKNIGSELVIQTLEEVGLKREDLRTPVQNFSTGMKQKLNFASMLLVDVPVILLDEPFNALDSITQSRFSKILKDLRRKKKTIIFTSHLPSTILDLADNIYFLKKGIIVEKKRRDFFDRESLEIWLSDNQREENQNEEE; from the coding sequence GTGTTAACTGTAAAAAATGTACAAAAAAAATTCGGAAAATCAATATCTGTTTTAAAAGACGTAACTATAGATTTTGATGAGAACAGTATAAATTGCATAGTTGGCGCAAACGGTGCTGGTAAAACAACTTTACTAAATATAATTAGTGGATTAATACTGCCTAGTAATGGCAATATATTTTTGGATGACAAAAGTATACTTAAAAATGTTAGTTTAAGAAACAAAATTTTTTATGTTCCTGTTGACCCTTTTTTTTATGAAAAATTGAGTGCAAAAGATAATTTGGAAATAATAAGTAATTTATATGGAAAGAATATTGGTTCAGAATTAGTAATACAGACTTTAGAAGAAGTTGGTTTAAAGAGAGAAGACTTAAGAACTCCGGTTCAAAATTTTTCTACCGGTATGAAACAAAAGCTTAATTTTGCATCTATGTTGTTAGTAGATGTACCCGTTATATTATTAGATGAGCCGTTTAATGCGTTAGATTCAATTACACAATCTAGGTTTTCAAAAATTTTGAAGGATTTAAGGAGGAAAAAGAAAACTATAATATTTACTAGTCATTTACCAAGTACAATTTTAGATCTCGCTGATAATATATATTTTTTAAAAAAGGGAATTATAGTTGAGAAAAAAAGAAGGGATTTTTTTGACAGAGAAAGTTTAGAAATATGGTTATCTGATAATCAAAGGGAGGAGAATCAAAATGAAGAAGAATGA
- a CDS encoding helix-turn-helix transcriptional regulator, whose translation MLNNKVKFERIALSMTQKDLAKKVGVTRQTISLIEQGDYNPSLALCKKICFTLGKSLDELFGEDMK comes from the coding sequence ATATTGAATAATAAAGTAAAATTTGAAAGAATCGCACTTTCTATGACTCAAAAAGATCTTGCAAAAAAAGTTGGAGTAACAAGACAAACTATATCCCTTATTGAACAAGGTGATTATAACCCTTCATTAGCACTTTGTAAGAAAATTTGCTTTACCTTGGGGAAAAGTTTAGACGAACTATTTGGAGAAGATATGAAATGA